A stretch of Pseudomonas sp. LS.1a DNA encodes these proteins:
- a CDS encoding SelT/SelW/SelH family protein gives MADSKPEIVITYCTQCQWLLRAAWLAQELLSTFADDLGRVALEPGTGGIFRITCNGVQIWERKADGGFPEAKVLKQRVRDQIDPQRDLGHNDR, from the coding sequence ATGGCCGACAGCAAACCGGAAATCGTCATCACATATTGCACCCAGTGCCAATGGCTGCTGCGTGCCGCCTGGCTGGCCCAGGAACTGCTCAGCACCTTCGCTGACGACCTTGGCCGAGTGGCGCTGGAGCCTGGCACCGGCGGTATCTTCCGCATCACCTGCAATGGTGTGCAGATCTGGGAGCGCAAGGCCGACGGGGGCTTCCCCGAGGCCAAGGTGCTGAAGCAGCGGGTGCGTGACCAGATCGACCCGCAACGCGACCTGGGCCACAACGACCGCTGA